A stretch of Ischnura elegans chromosome 4, ioIscEleg1.1, whole genome shotgun sequence DNA encodes these proteins:
- the LOC124158248 gene encoding uncharacterized protein LOC124158248, with product MDALLASSVKLPPDLDLQGANAATKFPAWLDAFEDYLIAIGHDESHDKVKLSLLRNIMGEEARSVLSTIPMTGEERKSYENVTKRLGEYVKPRTNECYERYLFMDRKQNEGETFGQFMTACRKLIKSCNYNDTTDEETVEEKILRDKIVHGIRDKVIREGLLRVDNLTLRKAETYCRATEQSRQQANKMEEIGDTAGTVVDAVKTRHRQSNSKPQGKVFQKKIFKCTRCQTEHGIRQCPAYGKTCRKCGLKNHFAVSCKVKAVKSVENDDENESDSSLLFCENVNVVYNATKGDQSVKSVESITQNVTEWFAILNVEGKKVKMKLDPGSEVNVMPLCILEKLDKPVSLRKTNVQLEGFDGSKKKPLGVVNLCCKSTNNQSCLDFMIVEWKCKVLLGLPGCCALNLVQRVTQTNEKVHQIRAQKAKVPDMLKFSAESKFISENKEVFQGHGQFPDKCSLSIRDKVGEILYPPSRVPHALMDQFKCELDRLEKRGAICKVENMSDNACVNRIVLIEKSNKKLRLCLDPSDLNKIIVRKPLIPYKLEDICMKCRGKKIFRTLDLSEGFYQLLLDVESSWLCCFATPFGVYRYKVLPYGLSNSGDLFDEKVLKYFGSIPNVIVCRDDLLIMGRSDEEHDQALQNVINTAKMVNAKFNGDKMQFKKSKVKFMGQIISEQGMQIDPQRVDALKSLKSPKNKKELQRLLGSFNYVRRYVPDMNQVMKPLFHLLKENVEFKWLPNHDKVLDNLKDKISQASSLVPFDPCGMSS from the coding sequence ATGGACGCGTTGTTGGCATCGTCGGTGAAACTTCCACCAGATCTCGACCTTCAGGGTGCCAATGCTGCTACTAAATTTCCTGCGTGGTTGGATGCATTTGAAGATTACTTGATTGCCATCGGACATGATGAATCGCATGATAAAGTCAAACTATCACTGTTGCGAAATATTATGGGGGAGGAAGCCCGCAGTGTTCTGTCAACGATCCCAATGACTGGCGAGGAACGCAAATCTTATGAAAATGTGACCAAAAGACTTGGTGAATATGTGAAGCCACGGACGAATGAGTGTTACGAACGATACTTGTTTATGGATCGGAAGCAAAATGAAGGTGAGACTTTTGGCCAGTTTATGACAGCATGCAGGAAGTTAATTAAATCTTGCAATTATAACGATACAACGGATGAAGAAACCGTTGAGGAGaaaattttgagggataaaatagTGCATGGTATTAGGGATAAAGTTATCCGTGAAGGTCTGTTAAGAGTTGATAACTTAACATTGAGGAAGGCAGAAACTTATTGTCGAGCGACGGAACAGAGCAGACAACAGGCAAACAAGATGGAAGAAATAGGCGACACAGCAGGTACAGTAGTGGATGCTGTAAAAACCAGACACAGGCAAAGCAATTCAAAACCCCAAGGTAAAGTGtttcagaagaaaatatttaaatgtacacGATGTCAAACAGAACATGGTATTCGTCAATGTCCAGCTTACGGGAAGACATGTCGAAAGTGTGGGTTGAAAAATCACTTTGCCGTCTCGTGTAAGGTAAAAGCTGTGAAAAGTGTAGAAAATGACGATGAGAATGAATCTGATTCGTctctattattttgtgaaaatgtgaATGTTGTTTATAATGCGACAAAGGGTGATCAAAGTGTGAAAAGTGTTGAAAGTATTACTCAAAATGTTACCGAGTGGTTTGCTATACTAAATGTGGAAGGTAAGAAAGTGAAGATGAAGCTAGACCCAGGATCGGAAGTAAATGTAATGCCTTTGTGTATTTTGGAGAAACTTGATAAACCAGTAAGCTTACGTAAAACAAATGTCCAGTTAGAAGGTTTTGATGGTAGTAAGAAAAAACCTTTGGGTGTTGTAAATTTATGTTGCAAATCAACTAACAATCAGTCATGTCTTGATTTTATGATTGTTGAGTGGAAATGTAAAGTTTTATTGGGTTTACCAGGGTGTTGTGCGTTAAATCTTGTTCAAAGGGTTACTCAAACTAATGAAAAAGTGCACCAAATAAGGGCTCAGAAAGCAAAAGTGCCAGATATGTTAAAATTTAGTgctgaaagtaaatttatttcagagaacAAAGAAGTATTCCAAGGTCATGGGCAATTTCCGGACAAGTGTTCACTAAGTATCAGAGACAAGGTAGGAGAAATATTGTATCCTCCATCCAGAGTCCCGCATGCCCTCATGGATCAGTTTAAGTGTGAATTGGATCGATTGGAAAAAAGAGGTGCTATATGCAAAGTTGAGAACATGAGTGATAATGCATGTGTTAATAGAATTGTCTTGATTGAGAAATCAAACAAGAAGTTGAGACTATGTTTGGATCCGTCAgatctaaataaaattattgttagaaAACCTTTGATTCCATACAAATTGGAGGATATTTGCATGAAatgtagaggaaaaaaaatttttagaacCCTTGATCTGTCAGAAGGGTTTTATCAATTACTATTAGATGTTGAATCATCTTGGTTATGTTGTTTTGCTACACCGTTTGGTGTTTATCGTTACAAAGTGTTACCTTATGGGTTAAGTAACTCAGGTGATTTATTTGATgagaaagtgttaaaatattttggtagcaTACCTAATGTCATTGTGTGTAGAGATGATTTGCTTATCATGGGAAGGTCTGATGAGGAACATGATCAAGCCCTACAAAATGTGATCAATACTGCCAAAATGGTTAATGCCAAATTTAATGGAGACAAAATGCAATTTAAGAAATCTAAGGTCAAATTTATGGGACAAATAATTTCTGAACAAGGGATGCAAATTGATCCTCAAAGAGTAGATGCCCTAAAGTCACTTAAGAgtccaaaaaataagaaagagttgCAAAGACTTTTAGGCTCATTTAATTATGTAAGACGGTATGTACCAGATATGAATCAGGTCATGaaaccattatttcatttattgaaggAGAATGTTGAATTTAAATGGTTGCCTAATCATGATAAGGTCCTTGACAatcttaaagataaaatttcacaaGCATCATCCTTAGTTCCCTTTGATCCATGTGGCATGTCAAGTTAG